The following are encoded together in the Cicer arietinum cultivar CDC Frontier isolate Library 1 chromosome 2, Cicar.CDCFrontier_v2.0, whole genome shotgun sequence genome:
- the LOC101513552 gene encoding purine permease 1: protein MVEGINEEEDEESKRRNMKKLLLVINSILLAIGTCGGPLVMRLYFIHGGKRAWLSSFLETSGFPIILLPLTISHIHHRYHNRNCNSNRNFISMKPPLFLFSAIIGILTGLDDYLYACGIARLPVSTSSLIQSSHLAFTAVFAFILVRHKFTAYSVNCIVLLTLGSVVLAVRSNGGGGDGESRGEYVIGFVMILSSAALYGFVLPLMELVYKKTKQVVTYSLVMEIQFVMCFFATLFCILGMIIDKDFKVIPREAREFNLGETKYYVVLVCSAIMWQFFFLGAIGVIFYASSLLSGIIIAAFLPVTEIMAVIVYKENFHAEKGVALVLSLWGFVSYFYGEIKEARKMKNKETELPQSLHSNI from the exons ATGGTGGAAGGAATAaacgaagaagaagatgaagaaagcAAAAGAAGAAACATGAAGAAACTACTTCTAGTTATAAACTCAATCCTCTTAGCAATAGGCACATGTGGTGGCCCACTTGTAATGCGTCTATACTTCATCCACGGCGGGAAACGCGCGTGGCTCTCAAGCTTCCTCGAAACATCTGGCTTTCCCATAATTCTCTTACCCTTAACAATCTCACACATCCACCACCGTTACCATAACCGTAACTGTAACAGTAACCGTAACTTCATCTCTATGAAACCACCTTTATTCTTGTTCTCCGCCATCATCGGAATCCTGACCGGTCTCGACGATTACCTCTACGCGTGTGGCATAGCGCGTCTTCCAGTTTCAACTTCTTCACTAATTCAGTCTTCGCATCTCGCTTTCACTGCAGTCTTCGCTTTTATTCTTGTGAGGCATAAGTTCACGGCGTACTCCGTTAACTGTATCGTGTTGTTGACGTTAGGAAGTGTTGTTTTGGCAGTGAGATCTAACGGTGGTGGAGGGGATGGTGAGTCGAGAGGGGAGTATGTGATTGGTTTTGTTATGATATTGAGTTCTGCTGCTTTGTATGGATTTGTTTTGCCGTTGATGGAATTGGTTTACAAAAAGACTAAACAAGTTGTTACTTATTCTCTTGTTATGGAGATTCAGTTTGTTATGTGCTTCTTTGCTACTTTGTTTTGCATTCTTGGGATGATTATAGATAAAGATTTTAAG GTGATTCCAAGGGAAGCAAGGGAATTTAATCTTGGGGAAACGAAGTATTATGTTGTACTAGTGTGTAGTGCAATAATGTGGCAGTTTTTTTTCTTAGGAGCAATTGGTGTTATCTTTTATGCTTCTTCATTGTTGTCTGGAATTATAATTGCTGCGTTTCTTCCAGTAACTGAAATTATGGCTGTTATTGTCTACAAAGAGAATTTCCATGCAGAAAAAGGGGTTGCTTTAGTGCTCTCACTTTGGGGCTTTGTGTCATACTTTTATGGTGAGATTAAAGAAGCaaggaaaatgaaaaataaagaaacgGAACTGCCTCAAAGTCTTCATTCCAACATATGA